The window tattcttctatgttctaatatcatAAACCCTCTCATGAGATATCATAGGAACAATTAATAAACTAGATTTATCACTAGTCACTCAAGTAGATACTAGAGAGGAGAAAAATTCCCAACATGTGCAGGATACTAATGAAAAGTTAGCAACCTGAAATGGTAACAGGAACAGCCCCAACCAGGAAACTCATTCTGACGTCCACTACAGTACCTTGCACTAATCTTCACTGAACACTGCAATTGCTTTCCTTTTCAGTTTAATGATCCACCTCTATTTTGAACGCCATAATCGAATCTGACTCCaacacactctctggcagacagtTCCAGAGGTCAAAGTATTTTCAACATTAACGAAGTAAGTTTTGGATCCGCCCCAAAGACAATTCCGCTGGACTTTTGTTTCCAAACATTTACAGGAAGTTCTTGGTATGGTCACATTTCCAATTTAGTGTGTTTATTCCAATTTTATAACATATTGGGGTGGCACACTgcttagcattgctacctcacagcgcaagggacccaggttcaattccagcctcagttaacggtgtctgtgtggagtttgcatgtttttcctgtctgcacaggtttccttccacagtccaaagaggggCTTTGGTACATCTGTGTGGACCTCCTCCAGATAACAGAGGGCAATGGGGCACTGTGAGGATCAATAGATCAGACAATCAAATCAGTCAGCAAGTTCTCTCCGGGAGACTTGTCTCAAGAAAGGCAGTGGTTTCTTATCTCATCCATTCTCCTACCCTccacaaactccacagacagtcaccccaagggtggaattgatccttggttcctggtgccatgaggcagcagtgctaatcactgagtcaccatgccacccctgagCCACCGTGGGGTTGCAGTCCAACGGAAAACAAAGAGTGCACCAACTCtcacactgcacccactgtcaggagAATCAGTCCTGGGGAGGAATCATGGCAGCACCAGCGGCAGAATCTGATTGTTGTGAgtgctggtgcccccgctggtgcttccgcaagttgcggGAAAATGTAAAcctcttcccgcactcagggcagctgaagggcctctccccagtgtggactcgctggtgcttcagcagggcagaggaatcactgaagtccTTCCTGCACACggggcagctgaatggcctctcccccgtgtggacccgccggtgggtcatcagtgtggaggagcgggtaaagcccttcccgcactcggggcaggagaatggcttctCTCCGGTGTGGACGCGCTGGTGCCtaagcagggcagaggaattgctgaaggccttcctgcactctggacaactgaatggcctctcccctgtgtggacccgcagGTGGGCCACGAGGTTAGAGGAAACagcaaagcccttcccgcacttggggcaGGAGAACGGTTTCTCAcaggtgtggatccgctggtgggtcagcaggttggagggcTGGGTAAAGCACTTTCCACACtggaggcaggagaatggcctctccccagtgtggacccgctggtgcctcagcaggtgggaagacctgctgaaggccatcccacactcggggcagctgaagggcttctcacCCGTGTGGACCCGCAGATGGGTCAGCAGAGCAGAAgagcgggtaaagcccttcctgCCCTCAGGACAGGAGAACGGCctttccccggtgtggacccactggtgtctctgcAGGgtagaggaatcactgaaggccttcctgcactcagggcaactgaatggcctctcccctctgtggacccgttggtgcttcagcaggtccgaggatttgctgaaggccttcccacactctgagcaggggaagggcctctccccggcgTGGACGcgctggtgggccagcaggtgggaggagtaggtgaagcccttcccacactcagggcaggagaatggcttctCTCTGGTGTGGACTCGGCGGTGGtccagcaggtgggaggagcaggtaaagcctttcccgcactcggggcaggagaatggcctttCCCCAGTGTGACTTCGCCGATGAATCTCCAGGACAGATGGGGCATGGAAGCCTCTCCCGCAGTCAcaacacttccacggtttctccacggTGTGGGATTCCTCTGGTTTCACCATGGCCGCAGCTACAGCCGCGTGTACGGCCCCTGCCCACAGTAAATTCCTCTTTCCtggccgtataactgtttcaggcttTACACACAGTGCGCTGTAACAGAAGAGACTCTCATTCAGTCCCACTAATGCTGAAAATGGTCTGAAACAGGAACCAAAatgttttgctccttctcacagaatcatagttgaaaatcGTTGaggtcccgatggattgagtgactgtcagacattgatgtgaaagtggggactgcagacactggagaggaGTTGAAAAGTGAGGTGTTGGAACAGCatggcaggtcagacagcttccaaagtgcaggagaatcgacgattcaggcataggcccttcatctgttgatttttaaacttcagtcttcagatcttcaaatactctggaaaaagagattacaaaagtcatcatggtcagtccagggtagaaattcagaacaagctaCTCCAGTTTCTGCAGAACATTTTTTTCTTATGctgttccacaaaattgaaagcatcccactctctctctctctctctcttcctctattCTCACTCCACTCAAACGAATtgtcctgaaggtgctgattcaggatcttacagggacaGAAAAAGCAAAAACGTCAGGACTGACATCTTCGAATTTTGGATAACACCAtgtgaaagttaatatctttcaggATATTGGGATATTGCTGAGAGTGAGCAAGTCTGATTTTGGGAGCAAAAGAAGTGTAAATTCAGGTTGAACCTGCAATACAGCTTCTTGATAAATAAACAGACATGAATTGGTTATCGTCCCtatggtgggtgggggtggtggtgatatGTGGTGGGTggaatgagacatcaaggcattgacacagacaaccagagagaaactgaacacacagacatggcaaacgatagtggcaagccagagttagatctacagcacagaaacagccccttcgggccaaccagatatcctagcctaatctagtcccatttgccagcacttggcccatatccctctaaacctttcctattcatatacctatccaggtgccttttaaatgtcatagcTGTATCAacaaccaccacttcctctggcagctcattccttacacacaccaccctctgcatgaaaaggttactcCTTAAGACTCTTAAATCTTGCCCTcctccaccctaaacctattaccctctagttctggactccctcaccccagggaaatgtccttgtctatttaccctatccatgcctctcatgattttcttAATGACtctcagtcacccctcagcctctggtgcaCGAGGAAAAACAGCCCAGCCCATtcagctcaaaccctggcaacatccttttaaatgtgttctgaaccctttcaagtttcacaacaagattctgataggagggagaccagaactgcacacaatattccaaaagtggtctaccCAATGTCCTATCAGCcacaacacaacttcccaactcttatcctcagtcagaggattgggaaaaagTTTTCAAATCCCACAAAAGACAACCAGGAAAGAATGCAGGGACAAACCAAATTTGAGGGTCAGCTTGGAAGCAATGAGAAATTGGCGGACTGGGTTTATTGGGGATCCGTACTTCTTGAGTAcatatacgtatttctcttctGCTCTTCGCAGTTCCTCTGGGCTGCAAAGGGTGATGGCTCACTAAATAatctcctgatgcagcttcgtttgtgggtgttgtgatgattgcttctgtagttaggtatttggtttgtgtgtatTGTTTCTTGTAGAcactagtttgaagttccccattgactgttcactctactgtgacatctaggaatggcactttgttgttgtgcCCTTCCTCTTCAAACCAGGAGCACCCCTCAGGCCCATAGTCTCACTATCTGGAACACCagtatacagactagtcaaagaaCTCCACTGAAGACTAAAACACTGAGTAGAAGATTCATgccactccattcactccacccaagaattcctgaacaccaaagacaccaagatagaagaggatgaagtaATGCTGTCTTTTGATATAACAGCCCCGTTCACATCCATTatcatcaacgtggccaaagacaCACTGACTACACTACAAGAActaccaaagacacaaacaccaaacagcaccaacttcatcagcaaagataacatTGTCAAGCTTGTGGACCCGTATcttatcacccacttcacattcaataacaagccctacaaacaaatcaacagaaCACCCATGAAACCACCAATATCAAGGATACTATCAGaaacaataatgcagagactcgaacaaacagccctcccaacgctccaacccaaactttgggtccgcaacagtgatgacacctttgtcatcacaaaatgaaacacatttggggaaacctacaacaccatcaacaatatccttactggcataaaattcactaaagaggagaacAACGACAAAGTGCAATTCCAAGATGTCAGTAGAGCAAACAGTCAATAGGGAACTTCAGACTAACatttacaggaaaacaacacacacagacccaagTACCTAATGCAGAAGCAAATCATCCCAAACAAatctgcatcaggacactatttcaatgagccactacACAGTGCACCACCCaggaactacaaagagcagaagaTAAATACTtatacaacatattcaagaagaacgggtacccaataaaccctgtctgctgatttctcaacaacaaactcaaacaagcagacacacgtgcagaaacccgagccacattaccttacatcaaagacatctgtgaaatgatgtccagacaactcaaacctctcagcatcatggtagcccacaaacctaccaacacacttaagcagcagctaatgaacctgaaaaaACAAATGTTATTTACAAATTACCATGCAAGGAAGTATAGACATTGACTCTGCCCTCATAGTTCTCTgtagcaagaaatgctgggatgagataaagATTTTTTTCAGTCAGAAAGaggtgactctgtggaactcattgccactgaAATGAGGCAAGTAACTGAGTGCTTTTAAAACAGATAAAGATAgcctcttgattagtaagggaatcaagggttacagggaggaggcaggagaatgggattgagaaacattgGCCATGATCGAATCGTGGAGCAGACTCAACAAGTCGAATGGACTGATTCTGCTTCTGTATCTTATGGATCTGTAACCACAAAGATCTGACTTAATTTTCACTACTTTTACTGTGTTCCTGTCGTATTTATGGCAAGCGTGTGGCAATATGTTGTAGATTTCTCAAGCTCGATCTTCTAATTTCATATCAAATATTGATAATTGGAGCTAATATTAGAGAGAGTAAAGGTGTTTATTTCTTGGATAAATAAACCTGCCATGCATTTTAAGCTTAAACCTTGCATACTTGCGAAATTAGCGTTGCCATTTTGCCCGCTGTTATCAAATCTCCAATAATACTTCCCTTTTACTTGATAACCCAGTTTGGGGAAATAAACATAACTGAGGTTTCGTGTTTTATTCAAGCGCTTTAAGCTTTTGATATAATGATTTTAAGCCATCTACACAGAGTGTGATTGAATTTCTAAACTTAAGTAACAGCCTTAAAGTATTGTTATTTGTGTCACTCACATAACTTTAATGTAAATATTGAATTAAACTTATTGAAAAGAACATACTTGCTGAATTAGAGTCAGCATTGTTTTCATTGCTTTGTCCATTATTCCCTTTCACCTCATGACCTATTTTAGAGAAAGAAAAAGATTGCATATGCTGGAACATTTACTTTttttggcaatattataaaatGAAGAAAGCAGTTCAGTCAACTTCAATCTTCATCCAGTCACTTTTAAGAAAAGGTTTTGAGCAAGGTTACAAAA of the Chiloscyllium punctatum isolate Juve2018m chromosome 36, sChiPun1.3, whole genome shotgun sequence genome contains:
- the LOC140460296 gene encoding uncharacterized protein, whose product is MVKPEESHTVEKPWKCCDCGRGFHAPSVLEIHRRSHTGERPFSCPECGKGFTCSSHLLDHRRVHTREKPFSCPECGKGFTYSSHLLAHQRVHAGERPFPCSECGKAFSKSSDLLKHQRVHRGERPFSCPECRKAFSDSSTLQRHQWVHTGERPFSCPEGRKGFTRSSALLTHLRVHTGEKPFSCPECGMAFSRSSHLLRHQRVHTGERPFSCLQCGKCFTQPSNLLTHQRIHTCEKPFSCPKCGKGFAVSSNLVAHLRVHTGERPFSCPECRKAFSNSSALLRHQRVHTGEKPFSCPECGKGFTRSSTLMTHRRVHTGERPFSCPVCRKDFSDSSALLKHQRVHTGERPFSCPECGKRFTFSRNLRKHQRGHQHSQQSDSAAGAAMIPPQD